The proteins below are encoded in one region of Nocardioides marmorisolisilvae:
- a CDS encoding response regulator transcription factor has translation MSESRRVAVIVDDEPDIRSLVERVLIQCGFETVSVSNGKDAVEAVRHHQPMLTTLDVSMPGMDGFTAAQLIREISTTYIIMLTALDDEIDVVQGLGAGADDYLVKPFRPRELRARVESFVRRYGYGAEPVVAADPVPAPTQAPAPAQPPVQHVPAQQSSPPVVRTVEAPGEPGTQPATHPDVHEEVAPLRHDGIEMDVEAHIVHVDGAVVELTPSEFELLAALLRSGRRVRSKADLVLSLRGESYVTHYYVTDADKRAIEVHMANLRRKIGDDSSTPRWIETVRGVGYRLTSV, from the coding sequence GTGTCCGAGAGCAGACGTGTCGCCGTCATCGTCGACGACGAGCCCGACATCAGGAGCCTGGTCGAGCGCGTCCTGATCCAATGTGGGTTCGAGACCGTCAGCGTGTCCAACGGCAAGGACGCCGTCGAGGCCGTCCGGCACCACCAGCCCATGCTGACCACCCTGGACGTCAGCATGCCCGGGATGGACGGGTTCACCGCGGCGCAGCTGATCCGCGAGATCAGCACGACGTACATCATCATGCTCACCGCGCTCGATGACGAGATCGATGTCGTCCAGGGCCTCGGGGCCGGTGCGGACGACTACCTGGTCAAGCCGTTCCGTCCGCGCGAGCTGCGCGCGCGGGTGGAGAGCTTCGTGCGTCGCTACGGGTACGGCGCCGAGCCGGTCGTGGCCGCTGATCCGGTCCCTGCGCCGACCCAGGCCCCGGCCCCTGCTCAGCCGCCGGTCCAGCACGTGCCAGCGCAGCAGTCCTCGCCGCCCGTCGTCCGCACCGTCGAGGCGCCGGGAGAGCCGGGGACGCAGCCCGCGACGCATCCGGACGTGCACGAGGAGGTCGCTCCGCTGCGGCACGACGGGATCGAGATGGACGTCGAGGCCCACATCGTGCACGTCGATGGTGCCGTGGTGGAGCTGACGCCGAGTGAGTTCGAGCTGTTGGCCGCTCTGCTCCGGTCCGGTCGACGCGTGCGCAGCAAGGCCGATCTGGTGCTGAGCCTGCGCGGCGAGTCCTACGTGACGCACTACTACGTCACCGATGCCGACAAGCGCGCGATCGAGGTGCACATGGCCAACCTGCGCCGCAAGATCGGTGACGACAGCTCGACGCCGCGGTGGATCGAGACCGTCCGCGGCGTCGGTTACCGGCTGACCAGCGTCTGA
- a CDS encoding glycoside hydrolase family 6 protein: MLSRLSRVLLVGVLLATGAVVGALGHVSASATVMQHPTGVVRGAILSGKVSSPRVRMMWFTDRWEYLGSRRAYGLYSLRLPPGRYRLQFVDRRPTYDITRFAPADARVVVRAGHTTVRNVRMHRGAAITGTVRTHGTPGGHAKLIAARTDGQSFQTVANGKGQFAIGGLPDGSYSVFTYDHRRSWVGKSLWVPHLSRKHIVNTSINLKVRAGRMLIDLYGGREPLRKPTSVTVVSKRTGQFWSARSAHGSVTFPALFPGHYRLIADGAGDFLGARGPVHGARVRAGGVAFGSFRFTRHGATVSGTVVDGLDRSYPLAKAQVVLYDRNGHQVGGATTAKDGRFRLGGQLTSQPGMTAVVNPDPSSGGWMQAKAYCEYTRATAGPFRVVTGRDTALGQIRLPHRVTAGMPAQCKATPTPTPTPTPTPTPTPAPVPEPGSARLMSATTLHRGNPFRGHRLLVVPDSAATAAVGSSTGARHRRLARLAAVPTGVWLTPEADPPGAVGPRVTRLVTDAAKAGKVVLLVVYGIPARDCAAGESAGGLTPAAYRAWVAEIAAATRGGGAAVVLEPDALATAPGCHLVGQRERLLSHAVEAFAATRTPVYLDAGHANWLPARTMAGLLRRAGLGHARGFSVNVAGYDRVRNETRYARTIRGIVGGHYVVDSGRAGAGSNGQWCNPTGRALGVVPHAAHGRSGLDADLWVKPPGESDGTCNGGPPAGTWWTKRALALARNAGW; encoded by the coding sequence GTGCTCTCGAGGCTCTCCCGCGTCCTGCTCGTCGGTGTGCTGCTCGCCACCGGCGCGGTCGTGGGCGCCCTCGGGCACGTCTCGGCCTCGGCGACGGTCATGCAGCACCCGACCGGCGTCGTCCGTGGCGCGATCCTCAGCGGCAAGGTCAGTAGTCCGCGCGTCCGGATGATGTGGTTCACCGACCGTTGGGAGTATCTCGGCTCTCGCCGTGCCTACGGGCTGTACTCGTTGCGACTCCCTCCCGGTCGCTACCGGCTGCAGTTCGTGGATCGCCGCCCCACCTACGACATCACCCGGTTCGCCCCCGCCGACGCGCGGGTCGTGGTCCGGGCGGGGCACACCACGGTGCGCAACGTGCGGATGCACCGTGGGGCGGCGATCACCGGGACGGTCCGGACCCACGGCACTCCGGGGGGACACGCCAAGCTGATCGCCGCCCGCACCGACGGGCAGTCCTTCCAGACGGTGGCCAACGGCAAGGGCCAGTTCGCGATCGGTGGACTCCCCGACGGCAGCTACTCCGTCTTCACCTACGACCACCGGCGCAGCTGGGTCGGCAAGAGCCTGTGGGTGCCCCACCTCTCCCGCAAGCACATCGTGAACACGTCGATCAACCTGAAGGTGCGCGCCGGCCGGATGCTGATCGACCTGTACGGCGGCCGCGAGCCGCTCCGCAAGCCGACCAGCGTGACCGTGGTGAGCAAGCGCACCGGACAGTTCTGGAGCGCGCGGTCCGCCCACGGCTCGGTGACGTTCCCGGCACTCTTCCCAGGTCACTACCGGCTGATCGCTGACGGCGCCGGTGACTTCCTGGGCGCGAGAGGACCGGTGCACGGGGCACGGGTGCGGGCCGGCGGCGTCGCCTTCGGCAGTTTCCGATTCACCCGCCACGGCGCCACCGTGAGCGGGACCGTGGTCGACGGGCTGGACCGGTCGTACCCGCTGGCCAAGGCACAGGTCGTGCTCTACGACCGCAACGGTCACCAGGTCGGTGGGGCCACCACCGCGAAGGACGGCCGGTTCCGGCTCGGCGGCCAGCTGACCAGCCAACCGGGGATGACGGCCGTGGTGAACCCGGACCCGTCGTCGGGCGGCTGGATGCAGGCCAAGGCCTACTGCGAGTACACCCGCGCCACCGCGGGGCCGTTCAGGGTGGTGACCGGTCGGGACACCGCGCTGGGCCAGATCAGGTTGCCCCACCGGGTCACGGCCGGGATGCCGGCCCAGTGCAAGGCCACCCCGACACCGACACCGACACCGACACCGACACCGACACCGACACCGGCACCCGTTCCCGAGCCCGGCTCGGCCCGGCTGATGTCCGCGACGACCCTGCATCGCGGCAACCCGTTCCGGGGCCACCGGCTGCTCGTCGTGCCGGATTCCGCAGCTACGGCCGCCGTCGGCTCCTCGACCGGGGCCCGGCACCGTCGGCTCGCCCGGCTGGCGGCGGTGCCGACCGGAGTCTGGCTCACTCCCGAGGCCGATCCTCCGGGTGCCGTCGGGCCGCGGGTGACCAGGCTCGTCACGGACGCCGCGAAGGCGGGCAAGGTCGTCCTGCTGGTCGTGTACGGCATTCCCGCACGGGACTGCGCCGCTGGGGAGTCGGCCGGCGGGCTCACCCCGGCGGCGTACCGCGCCTGGGTCGCCGAGATCGCCGCCGCAACGCGTGGGGGAGGCGCGGCCGTGGTCCTTGAGCCCGACGCCCTGGCCACCGCGCCCGGCTGCCACCTGGTCGGGCAGCGTGAGCGGCTGCTGTCCCACGCGGTGGAGGCCTTCGCCGCGACGCGGACCCCGGTCTACCTGGATGCCGGTCACGCGAACTGGCTGCCCGCCAGGACCATGGCCGGGCTGCTCCGTCGGGCGGGTCTCGGCCACGCACGCGGGTTCTCGGTGAACGTCGCAGGATACGACCGGGTCCGCAACGAGACTCGGTACGCCCGGACGATCAGGGGGATCGTGGGAGGCCACTACGTGGTCGACAGCGGGCGTGCGGGTGCCGGCAGCAACGGCCAGTGGTGCAACCCCACCGGACGGGCGCTCGGTGTCGTGCCGCACGCGGCTCACGGTCGCAGCGGCCTGGACGCCGACCTCTGGGTGAAGCCGCCGGGCGAGAGCGACGGCACCTGCAACGGTGGGCCGCCCGCGGGCACCTGGTGGACGAAGCGCGCGCTGGCACTGGCCCGGAATGCAGGCTGGTGA
- a CDS encoding VOC family protein, with amino-acid sequence MASRASNFCIDAHDPYAQTMWWAQVLEDFRVDDSWEMKPDDEECGLVGPDDRYLLFLRVPESKTVKNRMHICLRPTDRSRDEEVERILGLGATMYDDRREPDRGWAVLADPEGNEFCVLMKYQPGSES; translated from the coding sequence ATGGCATCTCGCGCATCCAACTTCTGCATCGACGCCCACGACCCGTACGCCCAGACGATGTGGTGGGCACAGGTCCTGGAGGACTTCCGGGTCGACGACAGCTGGGAGATGAAGCCCGACGACGAGGAGTGCGGCCTGGTCGGCCCCGACGACCGCTACCTCCTCTTCCTGAGAGTCCCCGAGTCCAAGACGGTGAAGAACCGCATGCACATCTGCCTGCGGCCCACCGACCGCAGTCGTGACGAGGAGGTCGAGCGGATCCTCGGCCTCGGCGCCACGATGTACGACGACCGGCGCGAGCCGGACCGGGGCTGGGCGGTGCTCGCCGACCCGGAGGGGAACGAATTCTGCGTGCTGATGAAGTATCAGCCGGGCTCGGAATCTTGA
- the dmpG gene encoding 4-hydroxy-2-oxovalerate aldolase, producing the protein MSNVTGNPDLNVLTRTWRDTDPSSDLDIRLTDTCLRDGSHHKRHQFTAEEVRSIIAALDDAGVPVLEVTHGDGLGGSSFNYGFSRTPEQELIKIAADTAKRAKIAFLMLPGVGTKDDILAAQDNGGQICRIATHCTEADVSEQHFRLARERGLETVGFLMMSHSQPPEVLAKQARIMVDSGCECVYVVDSAGGLVMEGVTDRVAAVVAEIGDQATVGFHGHENLDLGMANSVLAVRAGATQIDGSVRRFGAGAGNTPLDCFVGVCDKLGWRTGVDFLKIIDASEDVVLPAMPEECQLNRMTMMMGYAGVYSSFLKHAGNAAERYGVSGAKILEIAGQRKLIGGQEDQLIDIALQLKAEQGS; encoded by the coding sequence ATGAGCAACGTGACCGGCAACCCCGACCTCAACGTGCTGACCCGCACCTGGCGGGACACCGACCCGAGCAGCGACCTCGACATCCGGCTGACCGACACCTGCCTGCGCGACGGCTCCCACCACAAGCGTCACCAGTTCACCGCCGAGGAGGTGCGCTCGATCATCGCCGCGCTCGACGATGCCGGCGTACCCGTGCTCGAGGTGACCCACGGCGACGGGCTGGGCGGCTCGAGCTTCAACTACGGCTTCAGCCGGACCCCCGAGCAGGAGCTGATCAAGATCGCCGCCGACACGGCCAAGCGGGCCAAGATCGCCTTCCTGATGCTGCCCGGGGTCGGCACCAAGGACGACATTCTGGCGGCCCAGGACAACGGCGGCCAGATCTGCCGGATCGCCACGCACTGCACCGAGGCCGACGTCTCCGAGCAGCACTTCCGGCTGGCCCGCGAGCGCGGCCTGGAGACCGTGGGCTTCTTGATGATGAGTCACTCCCAACCCCCCGAGGTGCTCGCCAAGCAGGCGCGGATCATGGTCGACTCCGGCTGCGAGTGCGTCTACGTGGTCGACTCCGCGGGCGGCCTGGTGATGGAGGGCGTGACCGATCGGGTCGCCGCGGTCGTGGCCGAGATCGGCGACCAGGCGACGGTGGGCTTCCACGGTCACGAGAACCTCGACCTCGGCATGGCCAACAGCGTGCTCGCGGTCCGCGCCGGCGCCACCCAGATCGACGGCTCGGTCCGCCGCTTCGGCGCCGGTGCCGGGAACACTCCGCTGGACTGCTTCGTGGGCGTGTGCGACAAGCTCGGCTGGCGGACCGGCGTCGACTTCTTGAAGATCATCGACGCCTCCGAGGACGTCGTACTCCCGGCGATGCCCGAGGAGTGCCAGCTCAACCGGATGACGATGATGATGGGCTACGCCGGGGTCTACTCCAGCTTCCTCAAGCACGCGGGCAACGCAGCGGAGCGGTACGGCGTGTCCGGCGCGAAGATCCTCGAGATCGCCGGCCAGCGCAAGCTGATCGGTGGCCAGGAGGACCAGCTCATCGACATCGCCCTGCAGCTGAAGGCGGAGCAAGGGAGCTGA
- a CDS encoding acetaldehyde dehydrogenase (acetylating), which yields MKKTAAIVGPGNIGTDLMYKLLRSEVIEPRWMIGVDPESPGLARAEQSGLVASAEGVDWLLKQDELPDLIFEATSAYVHREYAPRYREAGIRAVDLTPAAVGPACIPAVNGDEHAGAANVNMITCGGQATIPMVAAVARATPVSYAEIVASVASLSAGPGTRQNIDEFTRTTSRGVETIGGAEVGKAIIILNPAEPPMIMRDTIFCAVGADADRDAITRSVHAMVEAVQQYVPGYRLLQEPQYDDPSSATRGATKVSIFLEVEGAGDFLPPYSGNLDIMTAAATRAGEGMARQQIGAQA from the coding sequence ATGAAGAAGACGGCTGCCATCGTCGGGCCGGGGAACATCGGTACCGACCTGATGTACAAGCTGCTGCGCTCGGAGGTGATCGAGCCGCGCTGGATGATCGGGGTCGACCCGGAGTCGCCCGGGCTGGCTCGCGCCGAGCAGAGCGGTCTGGTCGCCTCGGCCGAGGGTGTGGACTGGCTGCTGAAGCAGGACGAGCTGCCCGACCTCATCTTCGAGGCGACCAGTGCCTACGTGCACCGCGAGTACGCCCCGCGCTACCGCGAGGCCGGCATCCGGGCCGTGGACCTCACCCCCGCCGCCGTCGGTCCGGCCTGCATCCCGGCCGTCAACGGCGACGAGCACGCCGGCGCCGCCAACGTCAACATGATCACCTGCGGTGGCCAGGCCACCATCCCGATGGTGGCGGCCGTGGCCCGCGCGACGCCGGTGTCGTACGCCGAGATCGTGGCCAGCGTGGCCTCCCTGAGCGCCGGCCCCGGCACCCGCCAGAACATCGACGAGTTCACCCGCACCACCTCACGCGGGGTGGAGACCATCGGCGGCGCCGAGGTCGGCAAGGCGATCATCATCCTCAACCCGGCCGAGCCGCCGATGATCATGCGCGACACGATCTTCTGTGCGGTCGGAGCCGACGCCGACCGCGACGCGATCACCCGGTCCGTCCACGCCATGGTCGAGGCCGTCCAGCAGTACGTGCCGGGGTACCGCCTGCTGCAGGAGCCGCAGTACGACGACCCGTCGTCGGCCACCCGCGGGGCGACCAAGGTCAGCATCTTCCTCGAGGTGGAGGGCGCCGGCGACTTCCTGCCGCCGTACTCCGGGAACCTGGACATCATGACCGCGGCCGCGACCCGCGCCGGCGAAGGCATGGCCCGTCAGCAGATCGGAGCACAGGCATGA
- a CDS encoding 2-keto-4-pentenoate hydratase, producing the protein MSGVTTTQAIAEAVDRLARAQHTRVPCAAVRDLIGTEDLDAAYAVQQGLVRLRLEGGARIVGRKIGATSEAVQRQLGVDQPDFGYLLDDMDVSTAHPISMHTLVQPRVEAEVAFRLARDIDEDEITLEGVRDAVEVALPALEIVDSRIADWDIGFTDTVADNASSGLFVIGSDGRRLEALEPRDVDMELSINGEVRSSGNGAACLGDPLEALRWLAIQAQRFGDPLRAGHLILSGALGPFVPFSPGDRVTASVSGFAPLSVEFEE; encoded by the coding sequence ATGTCCGGTGTGACCACGACCCAGGCCATCGCCGAGGCCGTCGACCGGCTCGCCCGGGCCCAGCACACCCGAGTCCCGTGCGCCGCCGTCCGCGATCTCATCGGCACCGAGGATCTCGATGCGGCCTACGCCGTGCAGCAGGGGCTGGTGCGGCTGCGCCTCGAGGGAGGCGCCAGGATCGTCGGCCGCAAGATCGGCGCGACCTCCGAGGCCGTCCAGCGCCAGCTCGGCGTCGACCAACCCGACTTCGGCTACCTGCTCGACGACATGGACGTCAGCACCGCCCACCCCATCTCCATGCACACGCTGGTCCAGCCCCGGGTCGAGGCGGAGGTCGCCTTCCGGCTGGCCCGGGACATCGACGAGGACGAGATCACCCTCGAGGGGGTGCGCGACGCCGTCGAGGTTGCGCTGCCGGCGCTGGAGATCGTGGACTCGCGGATCGCCGACTGGGACATCGGCTTCACCGACACCGTCGCCGACAACGCCTCCAGCGGGCTGTTCGTGATCGGCTCGGACGGTCGCAGGCTCGAGGCCTTGGAGCCCCGCGACGTCGACATGGAGCTGTCCATCAACGGCGAGGTCCGCTCCAGCGGCAACGGCGCCGCGTGCTTGGGCGACCCCCTGGAGGCCTTGCGCTGGCTGGCCATCCAGGCGCAGCGGTTCGGGGACCCGCTCCGGGCGGGTCACCTGATCCTGTCCGGTGCGCTCGGGCCGTTCGTGCCGTTCTCGCCCGGTGACCGGGTGACGGCGTCGGTCAGTGGCTTCGCACCCCTGAGTGTCGAGTTCGAGGAGTGA
- the kstD gene encoding 3-oxosteroid 1-dehydrogenase yields MNPSAEPAPSDSYDVVVVGAGGAGMSAALAAAHHGLSTVLVEKSEYFGGSTARSGGGVWIPGNYALAEAGQVDPGDRERAGEYLDAIVGDIVPKLRRDTYLDRGPELMDFLREHTPVRFTWVPEYADYLPELPGGRPRGRSVEPVPMDARFLGDELERLHPPYTKAPANLIVTQADFRRISLGMRTLRGPLTMVKVLLKRFYALATGKRMVAMGNAIAVGLRKGLVDAGVPVEYGAALVDLLVEDGRVAGIVVEQGGARREIRAHRAVILGSGGFEHNQELREKFLPHPTSAEWSTGARSNTGAGLLAGTAVGAATDLLDDAWWGPTIPLPGRAWFCLAERNLPGSLMVNSAGRRFMNEALPYVEATHAIYEGESTGVAHVPSYLVFDQTYRNRYLFAGVPGRQPLPGRWYKEGVVVRADTLTGLAERLRLPEGALEAEVERFNGFARTGVDEDFHRGESAYDKYYSDPTVKPNPSLAPLRVGPFYAVTIVPGDLGTKGGLVTDERARVLREDGSAIPGLYAAGNVSSAVMGHTYPGPGGTIGPALVFGYLAALDAAASAQPAREAS; encoded by the coding sequence ATGAACCCCTCCGCGGAGCCCGCCCCGAGCGACAGCTACGACGTCGTCGTCGTGGGCGCGGGCGGCGCCGGAATGAGCGCCGCACTCGCCGCTGCCCACCACGGTCTGAGCACGGTCCTGGTCGAGAAGAGCGAGTATTTCGGCGGCTCGACCGCGCGCTCCGGCGGCGGGGTGTGGATCCCGGGGAACTATGCCCTTGCCGAGGCCGGCCAGGTCGACCCCGGTGACCGCGAGCGGGCCGGCGAGTACCTCGACGCCATCGTCGGCGACATCGTGCCCAAGCTGCGCCGTGACACCTACCTGGACCGCGGCCCCGAGCTGATGGACTTCCTCCGCGAACACACCCCGGTCCGGTTCACCTGGGTGCCGGAGTACGCCGACTACCTGCCCGAGCTGCCGGGCGGACGTCCCCGCGGGCGCAGCGTGGAGCCCGTGCCCATGGACGCCCGGTTCCTCGGCGACGAGCTCGAGCGGCTGCACCCGCCGTACACGAAGGCGCCGGCGAACCTCATCGTCACCCAGGCAGACTTCCGCCGGATCAGCCTCGGGATGCGCACCCTGCGCGGTCCGCTGACCATGGTCAAGGTGCTGCTCAAGCGGTTCTACGCACTGGCGACCGGCAAGAGGATGGTCGCCATGGGCAATGCCATCGCGGTCGGCCTGCGCAAGGGGCTCGTCGACGCCGGCGTCCCGGTGGAGTACGGCGCCGCACTGGTCGACCTGCTCGTGGAGGACGGCCGGGTGGCCGGCATCGTGGTCGAACAGGGAGGAGCCCGTCGCGAGATCCGCGCTCACCGCGCGGTGATCCTCGGCTCGGGCGGGTTCGAGCACAACCAGGAGCTCCGGGAGAAGTTCCTCCCGCACCCGACCTCCGCGGAGTGGAGCACGGGCGCTCGCTCCAACACCGGAGCGGGGCTGCTCGCGGGGACCGCGGTGGGCGCCGCGACCGACCTGCTCGACGACGCGTGGTGGGGGCCGACGATCCCCTTGCCGGGTCGAGCCTGGTTCTGCCTTGCGGAGCGGAACCTGCCGGGCTCGCTGATGGTCAACTCGGCGGGCCGACGGTTCATGAACGAGGCGCTCCCCTACGTCGAGGCCACCCACGCGATCTACGAGGGCGAGTCGACCGGCGTCGCGCACGTTCCGTCGTACCTCGTCTTCGACCAGACCTACCGCAACCGCTACCTCTTCGCCGGCGTCCCGGGCCGTCAGCCGCTGCCCGGCCGCTGGTACAAGGAGGGTGTCGTGGTCCGGGCGGACACTCTCACCGGGCTCGCCGAGAGGCTCAGGCTCCCCGAGGGCGCCCTCGAGGCAGAGGTCGAGCGGTTCAACGGCTTCGCCCGCACCGGCGTCGACGAGGACTTCCACCGCGGGGAGTCGGCGTACGACAAGTACTACTCCGACCCGACGGTGAAGCCGAACCCCTCGCTCGCCCCGCTCCGGGTCGGACCGTTCTACGCCGTCACGATCGTGCCCGGCGACCTGGGCACCAAGGGCGGCCTGGTCACCGACGAGAGGGCTCGGGTGCTGCGCGAGGACGGCTCCGCGATTCCCGGTCTGTACGCCGCCGGCAACGTCTCCTCCGCGGTGATGGGACACACCTACCCGGGACCCGGCGGCACCATCGGCCCCGCGCTCGTCTTCGGCTATCTGGCCGCCCTCGACGCGGCCGCGAGCGCGCAACCAGCAAGGGAGGCGTCCTGA
- a CDS encoding MaoC/PaaZ C-terminal domain-containing protein, with product MPIDPEVAIGAELGTRTFTWAEPDVQLYQLAIGARDLRHTLETAGLQVLPSFGVVAPTIHETAPPPLDLPGCAIDLAQVVHGSQEIQVAAPLPTSGSATLSTRISDVWDKGKAAVIWQEGTAVDPAGRELWTVRSSIFVRGEGGWGGSRGESTAVRVPDRDPDAKTSYDVLPQQALLYRLCGDRNPLHADPEFAAAAGFPAPILHGLCTYGIVLREVTETLLDGDATRVRGFRARFAGVVLPGETVHVRAWEVGREIVVTATVSGADHQERPALADCVLTT from the coding sequence ATGCCCATCGACCCCGAGGTCGCCATCGGCGCGGAGCTGGGAACCCGCACCTTCACCTGGGCCGAACCCGACGTGCAGCTCTACCAGCTCGCGATCGGGGCGCGCGACCTGCGCCACACGCTGGAGACCGCGGGCCTGCAGGTGCTGCCCAGCTTCGGCGTCGTCGCACCCACCATCCACGAGACCGCCCCACCGCCGCTCGACCTGCCCGGGTGCGCCATCGACCTGGCCCAGGTCGTGCATGGCTCCCAGGAGATCCAGGTGGCAGCGCCGTTGCCGACCAGCGGCTCAGCGACCCTCTCCACGCGGATCAGCGACGTCTGGGACAAGGGGAAGGCCGCGGTGATCTGGCAGGAGGGCACGGCCGTCGATCCTGCCGGTCGCGAGCTGTGGACGGTGCGCTCGTCGATCTTCGTGCGCGGCGAGGGCGGGTGGGGCGGCAGCCGCGGCGAGTCCACGGCGGTGCGTGTCCCCGACCGTGACCCCGATGCGAAGACGTCGTACGACGTGCTGCCACAACAGGCGCTCCTCTACCGGCTGTGCGGCGACCGCAACCCGCTGCACGCCGATCCCGAGTTCGCGGCGGCTGCCGGCTTCCCGGCGCCGATCCTGCACGGACTGTGCACCTACGGGATCGTGCTGCGCGAGGTCACCGAGACCCTCCTGGATGGGGACGCGACCCGGGTGCGCGGCTTCCGGGCGCGGTTCGCCGGCGTCGTCCTTCCCGGCGAGACCGTCCACGTCCGCGCCTGGGAGGTCGGCCGCGAGATCGTCGTGACCGCCACCGTCAGCGGCGCCGACCACCAGGAGCGCCCGGCCCTCGCCGACTGCGTGCTGACCACCTGA
- a CDS encoding lipid-transfer protein, producing the protein MSGLSGRASIAGIGATDFSKESGRSELQLSCEATLAALADCGLAPSDVDGLVTFTMDNSAEIAVARELGMGDLTFFSRINYGGGAACATVQQAAMAVATGVAEVVVCYRGFNERSGQRFGQVASWAAAQVNSNGLDNAWTYPYGLSTPAATVAMQARWYMDRYGATSEDFGRVAVADRKHAATNPNAFFVGRPITLADHQASRMIADPLRLLDCCQESDGAVALVVTTSERARDLRQRPALIAAAAQGSAPDQFVMTSYYRDDIGVPEMGVVGRQLWAQSGIGPADVQTAVLYDHFTPYVLMQLEELGFCAPGEARDFIAGGAIELGGRLPINTHGGQLGEAYIHGMNGIAEAVRQVRGTAVNQVPDVEHVLVTAGTGVPTSGLVLAPG; encoded by the coding sequence GTGAGCGGCCTGTCGGGCAGGGCGTCGATCGCCGGCATCGGTGCCACCGACTTCTCCAAGGAGTCCGGGCGCTCGGAGCTGCAGTTGTCCTGCGAGGCGACGTTGGCCGCGCTGGCGGACTGCGGCCTTGCTCCGTCAGACGTCGACGGGCTGGTCACGTTCACGATGGACAACAGTGCGGAGATCGCCGTAGCCCGCGAGCTCGGGATGGGCGACCTGACCTTCTTCAGTCGGATCAACTACGGCGGCGGTGCCGCCTGTGCCACCGTCCAGCAGGCGGCGATGGCGGTGGCGACCGGAGTCGCGGAGGTCGTGGTCTGCTACCGCGGCTTCAACGAGCGATCCGGGCAGCGGTTCGGGCAGGTGGCATCGTGGGCCGCCGCGCAGGTGAACAGCAACGGGCTGGACAACGCGTGGACCTATCCCTACGGGCTGTCCACCCCGGCCGCGACGGTGGCGATGCAGGCGCGCTGGTACATGGACCGGTACGGCGCCACCTCCGAGGACTTCGGCCGGGTCGCGGTCGCCGATCGCAAGCACGCCGCGACGAACCCGAACGCGTTCTTCGTGGGAAGGCCGATCACGCTGGCCGACCACCAGGCGTCCCGGATGATCGCCGACCCGCTCCGCCTGCTCGACTGCTGCCAGGAGAGCGACGGCGCGGTGGCCCTGGTGGTGACCACCTCCGAACGGGCCCGGGACCTGCGGCAACGCCCTGCCCTGATCGCCGCGGCCGCACAGGGCAGCGCCCCCGACCAGTTCGTGATGACGTCCTACTACCGCGACGACATCGGAGTCCCGGAGATGGGCGTGGTGGGTCGGCAGCTCTGGGCACAGTCCGGGATCGGTCCGGCCGACGTGCAGACGGCGGTGCTCTACGACCACTTCACGCCGTACGTGCTGATGCAGCTGGAGGAGCTCGGGTTCTGCGCCCCCGGCGAGGCCCGGGACTTCATCGCCGGCGGGGCGATCGAGCTCGGTGGACGGCTCCCGATCAATACCCACGGCGGCCAGCTCGGCGAGGCCTACATCCACGGCATGAACGGCATTGCGGAGGCAGTCCGCCAGGTCCGCGGCACCGCGGTGAACCAGGTCCCCGATGTCGAGCACGTTCTCGTCACCGCGGGCACGGGGGTGCCCACCAGCGGCCTCGTGCTGGCGCCCGGCTGA
- a CDS encoding hotdog family protein, with protein sequence MSISTGATLPTWELPITPTLVVSTAIATRDFQDVHHDRDLAQGHGSKDIFLNILTTTGLVQRYVGEWAREAVGPDFRITSCALRLGAPAYPYDTLSFSGTVVDNADEAPDGTLTVDVVGAVSLGNHVDATVTVAR encoded by the coding sequence ATGAGCATCAGCACCGGAGCGACGCTGCCGACCTGGGAGCTGCCGATCACGCCCACCCTGGTGGTCTCCACTGCGATCGCGACCCGCGACTTCCAGGACGTCCATCACGACCGCGACCTCGCGCAGGGGCACGGCTCGAAGGACATCTTCCTGAACATCCTGACCACGACCGGACTCGTGCAGCGCTACGTCGGCGAGTGGGCCCGCGAGGCGGTCGGGCCGGACTTCCGGATCACCTCCTGCGCACTGCGGCTGGGCGCGCCGGCGTACCCCTATGACACGTTGAGCTTCTCCGGCACGGTCGTCGACAACGCCGACGAGGCTCCCGACGGCACACTGACCGTCGACGTGGTCGGCGCCGTCTCGCTGGGCAATCACGTCGACGCGACCGTGACGGTGGCCCGGTGA